From Neobacillus sp. PS2-9, the proteins below share one genomic window:
- a CDS encoding WecB/TagA/CpsF family glycosyltransferase, translating into MKENFLGVDVCNYDYDQLASLLMKDIETKKKSFIVAINPEKIMKAQEDVELRKLLNRADYQIPDGIGVILASKLKGGQVKSRVTGIDMMLKLCQTAAAQGKRIFLYGGKPGVADAAKAELEKQIPGINIVGTLHGYEKDEEVIIKTINQHDPEIMFVALGSPAQEYWIVNHMDQVAPYVFQGVGGSYDVISGNLKRAPEVFQSLGLEWFYRLVKEPWRWKRQLILPKFLLRTLKK; encoded by the coding sequence ATGAAGGAAAATTTCCTCGGGGTGGATGTTTGTAATTATGATTATGATCAGCTTGCCTCGTTATTGATGAAGGATATCGAAACGAAAAAAAAATCATTTATAGTTGCCATTAATCCGGAAAAAATTATGAAGGCCCAAGAAGATGTGGAGCTTAGAAAACTGTTGAACCGCGCTGATTATCAAATTCCAGATGGGATTGGAGTCATCTTAGCGTCCAAGCTAAAGGGTGGTCAAGTGAAAAGCCGGGTAACAGGGATTGATATGATGTTGAAGCTGTGTCAAACAGCTGCTGCACAAGGAAAGCGCATTTTCTTATATGGTGGAAAACCAGGAGTGGCTGATGCGGCCAAAGCAGAGCTGGAAAAGCAAATCCCTGGCATTAACATTGTAGGTACACTTCATGGTTATGAAAAAGATGAAGAAGTGATTATCAAGACGATTAATCAGCATGATCCTGAAATTATGTTCGTTGCACTTGGCAGTCCAGCACAAGAATATTGGATTGTCAATCATATGGATCAAGTGGCACCTTACGTGTTTCAAGGAGTCGGCGGTTCCTATGATGTCATATCAGGGAATCTGAAACGGGCGCCTGAAGTATTTCAGTCCCTTGGTCTTGAATGGTTTTACCGACTTGTGAAAGAACCTTGGCGCTGGAAAAGGCAGCTAATTTTACCAAAGTTTCTATTAAGAACGTTAAAAAAATAA
- a CDS encoding LicD family protein produces the protein MMATFVDNLIKQLRASKFYGVAKNNPVLIKMKRKYDKVQYQKQKDMVHVYGMQTLKYMKEGFAEIGEEFWLDYGTLLGAVREKDFIGHDKDLDIGCFNFDDQTKAKLVKVLEKKGVKLYKQYEMDGKIFEQAFHYNGLHIDIFYYWKTGEDKIWCYFSDIGTKMEFENHSDYQIAKGYRTQSVTSRFTGLMDYEFKGELFKIPSNYHEYLVDNYGTSYMKKDENWVAGESPDNIKLVDKPVIVKEYI, from the coding sequence ATGATGGCAACGTTTGTTGACAATTTAATCAAACAATTACGCGCCAGTAAATTCTATGGGGTAGCTAAAAATAATCCGGTTTTAATAAAAATGAAAAGAAAATATGATAAAGTACAATACCAAAAGCAGAAGGATATGGTCCATGTTTACGGTATGCAAACCTTGAAATATATGAAAGAAGGTTTTGCAGAAATCGGAGAAGAATTCTGGCTCGATTATGGGACGTTGCTTGGTGCAGTAAGAGAGAAGGACTTTATTGGGCACGACAAGGACCTTGATATTGGCTGCTTTAATTTTGATGACCAAACGAAAGCAAAGCTTGTTAAGGTGTTAGAGAAAAAAGGGGTAAAGCTTTACAAACAATATGAAATGGACGGAAAGATTTTTGAACAGGCCTTTCATTATAATGGCTTACATATTGATATCTTCTATTATTGGAAGACCGGTGAGGATAAAATTTGGTGTTATTTTAGTGATATCGGCACGAAGATGGAGTTTGAAAATCATTCGGACTATCAAATTGCTAAAGGGTATCGCACCCAATCCGTTACCTCCCGTTTTACGGGGTTAATGGACTATGAATTTAAAGGTGAACTGTTTAAGATTCCTTCAAACTATCATGAGTATTTGGTTGATAACTACGGGACAAGCTATATGAAAAAAGATGAGAACTGGGTTGCAGGAGAATCACCAGATAATATTAAGCTGGTTGATAAACCGGTTATTGTAAAGGAATATATTTAG
- a CDS encoding oligosaccharide flippase family protein translates to MQKSLIKNAIYKITLNFFNLILPVLIGAYVYRTLGSDAIGRVKYGETIFNYFFIFAAFGIYQYGLREVSRIKNDKQKVAQLFTSLFTFSLLTNVVSLITYMAVAYFGYGEKALFPVLMVYAINFFFNIFYVEWVNEAYEDYGFITIKTIAVKIVYVILLLTFIKGTDDYLIFVGLLVLSTGLNNVISYFYVKSRVKFDFSNLHFRPHLKPLFLVVIFSNGNILYTQLDRFMLGEFVSEKSVSYYTLAQQIATMINALMLSIIQVTIPRLSFLLGGENEEQYLDLLKKITKIYSALLFPAAIGLYAIADLGVIIYGDKEFRAAGPVLSIFALYMITIGFESILSNQVIYIKKKENILVRLIFVCGIANLALNFGFLYLGILDAKTAILTTAIANVLLIASEYVYIRKYLKIPIQLLSWTNLKYLVYSLPFILISLAIRSVVSGTITLFVLIIAACGLYYILILFLTRDEIVTLITSKIKGKLLKK, encoded by the coding sequence ATGCAAAAGTCGTTAATAAAAAACGCAATCTATAAAATTACGTTAAACTTCTTTAATCTAATTTTACCTGTATTAATTGGAGCCTATGTTTATCGTACATTAGGCTCGGATGCCATCGGAAGAGTAAAGTACGGGGAAACGATTTTTAACTATTTCTTTATTTTTGCGGCCTTTGGGATCTATCAATATGGACTTCGTGAGGTTAGTCGAATCAAGAATGATAAGCAAAAGGTAGCACAACTATTTACCAGCTTATTTACTTTCAGCTTACTGACAAACGTTGTCTCCTTAATTACCTATATGGCTGTCGCCTATTTCGGTTATGGGGAAAAGGCATTATTCCCTGTGTTAATGGTGTATGCGATCAACTTTTTCTTCAATATTTTCTATGTTGAATGGGTAAACGAAGCCTACGAAGATTATGGCTTTATTACCATTAAGACGATCGCAGTGAAGATCGTCTATGTCATATTGTTGTTAACCTTCATTAAAGGCACGGATGACTACCTTATATTTGTCGGACTATTAGTGCTATCAACTGGTTTAAATAACGTGATTAGTTATTTTTATGTGAAAAGTAGAGTGAAATTTGACTTTTCAAACTTACATTTCCGACCGCATCTCAAGCCGTTATTTCTAGTCGTTATTTTTTCAAACGGTAACATCCTGTACACGCAGCTGGACCGGTTTATGCTTGGGGAATTCGTCAGTGAAAAATCCGTTTCCTATTATACCTTGGCACAGCAAATCGCCACGATGATTAATGCGTTGATGTTAAGTATCATTCAGGTGACGATTCCAAGGCTGTCATTCTTATTAGGTGGGGAAAATGAGGAGCAGTACCTTGACCTGCTAAAGAAAATTACCAAAATCTATTCTGCCTTGCTGTTTCCAGCGGCGATTGGGCTTTACGCTATTGCAGACCTGGGGGTTATTATCTATGGGGATAAAGAATTTAGAGCTGCAGGCCCGGTTCTATCTATTTTTGCCCTCTATATGATTACGATTGGATTTGAATCCATTTTATCCAATCAGGTCATCTATATTAAAAAGAAAGAAAATATCCTTGTTCGCTTAATTTTTGTCTGTGGAATAGCCAATCTAGCGCTGAATTTTGGCTTCTTATATTTAGGCATCCTAGATGCGAAAACTGCCATCCTGACGACGGCAATTGCCAACGTGTTACTGATTGCCAGTGAATACGTTTATATTAGGAAGTATCTTAAAATTCCAATTCAGTTACTCTCATGGACAAACCTGAAATATCTTGTCTACTCACTGCCGTTTATTCTTATTTCCCTGGCCATTCGCTCGGTTGTCAGCGGAACGATTACCCTATTCGTTCTTATCATTGCAGCCTGTGGTCTATACTATATATTGATTTTATTCCTCACAAGAGATGAAATCGTTACTTTAATTACTTCTAAAATAAAGGGTAAATTGTTGAAAAAATAA
- a CDS encoding flippase, whose product MSTLKKNFLYVLLQQFVLLGLPFLTIPYISRILGPQGVGHYSYSFSYITLFINVFLLGSNLYAIREIANVKADGQQLSRSFSEIFLIRTGLLAIATVIYFVCVPLIWNGDAVFFWQSLHLIGAFFDITWLFQGLEQFKKVVTRNITLKLLGFGSVFIFVKDEKDLVLYTIIMGAAVIVGNVALFYRLHEYVRLTVTNLVYKTHFIQMLILFIPSFSAMIYSVLDKTMLGIMSTTAQVGFYEQSYKIVYMISSLINISGVVMLPRTSSLIAEERFEKLRQVLRDGVTFTVFLVLPITFGFLLISKDFVLWFLGSKFEASVRIAMIMAPIIIFKSLGVIFGSWYLVPMKKNKEYTLPIVIGALLNFVLNLMLIPRYGGAGAAIATTVTEGLILAIQLWFLRGVLNFKVGTKKAMITYLVASIVMALIGYQLSSYFQLSFLLSIILKVVIGVSVYVGVLLLIREQIAYGYMKKLFAFKPK is encoded by the coding sequence ATGTCTACTTTAAAGAAGAATTTCCTTTACGTACTGCTTCAACAATTTGTCTTGCTTGGGCTGCCTTTTTTAACTATCCCATATATTTCGAGGATCTTGGGCCCACAAGGTGTGGGACATTATAGTTATAGTTTTTCTTACATTACCCTTTTCATAAATGTATTTCTTCTTGGATCCAACTTGTATGCCATCAGGGAAATCGCAAATGTGAAAGCAGATGGGCAACAGTTATCTCGTTCCTTTAGCGAAATATTTCTTATACGTACGGGATTATTAGCAATAGCAACGGTTATTTATTTTGTTTGCGTTCCACTCATTTGGAATGGAGATGCTGTTTTTTTCTGGCAGTCACTCCATTTAATTGGCGCATTTTTTGATATTACCTGGCTGTTCCAAGGGCTGGAACAATTCAAGAAGGTGGTTACTCGGAATATTACGCTCAAGCTGTTGGGCTTTGGAAGTGTGTTTATTTTTGTAAAAGATGAAAAGGATCTTGTTTTATATACCATTATAATGGGAGCAGCTGTAATCGTTGGGAATGTGGCTCTGTTTTACCGATTACATGAATATGTTCGTTTGACGGTAACAAACCTCGTTTACAAAACACATTTTATACAGATGTTAATTCTATTCATCCCTAGCTTTTCAGCTATGATATATTCTGTATTGGATAAAACCATGCTCGGGATTATGTCCACAACGGCTCAGGTAGGCTTTTACGAACAATCCTATAAAATTGTTTATATGATTTCATCTCTGATTAATATTTCAGGAGTCGTCATGCTGCCGCGGACTTCTTCTCTTATTGCAGAGGAGAGGTTTGAAAAGCTAAGGCAGGTGCTAAGGGATGGGGTCACCTTTACTGTGTTTCTAGTTCTGCCAATCACCTTTGGATTTTTACTTATTTCTAAGGATTTTGTGCTGTGGTTCTTGGGAAGTAAATTTGAGGCAAGCGTTAGGATTGCGATGATTATGGCACCGATTATTATATTTAAGTCATTAGGTGTCATCTTCGGTTCCTGGTACCTGGTTCCTATGAAAAAGAATAAAGAGTATACATTGCCAATCGTTATTGGCGCGCTATTGAACTTTGTTCTAAATCTAATGCTGATCCCACGCTATGGTGGTGCGGGAGCGGCCATTGCGACGACAGTAACAGAAGGATTAATATTAGCCATTCAATTATGGTTCTTAAGAGGTGTTCTTAACTTTAAGGTGGGAACCAAAAAGGCGATGATTACCTATTTGGTAGCTTCTATTGTTATGGCCCTCATTGGATATCAGTTAAGTTCTTACTTTCAACTGTCATTCTTGCTGTCGATCATCTTAAAAGTAGTGATTGGAGTATCGGTATATGTAGGAGTTCTTTTATTAATTCGAGAACAGATAGCATATGGTTATATGAAAAAATTGTTTGCTTTTAAACCAAAATGA
- a CDS encoding glycosyltransferase family 4 protein encodes MKKILFLLNFVGKGGTEKYVLDLIHAVGPENSVFIYSEEGPGLEDFKRTNVNIHQVKMTGPFDLNAAKQVKQIALKEQVDVIHAQFLRENYLAILAKLMGARCKVIWSYHVDVPMGKAIRTLNKVMTTFNHKVITVSLFMFKQLQQKGVSTNKLKLIYNGVNGPVYSDPLTSLRAVPVISVVGRLREEKGQAFLIKSLAMLRKHNPEIKWECHIYGEGPQQEELTSLVQQLSLENFVHFKGFSSDKDKLYLSSDIIVIPSSNEALSYVAMEALSYNRIVVATNVGGLPEIVKHGETGMLVKYGDTEELAQTLLSLFTDQALVQELSIKGREYFDENFTLEKMVKETIALYK; translated from the coding sequence TTGAAGAAAATTTTATTCTTATTAAATTTCGTTGGTAAAGGCGGAACTGAAAAGTACGTCTTAGATTTAATTCATGCAGTAGGACCAGAAAATAGTGTGTTTATTTATTCAGAAGAGGGTCCTGGTTTAGAGGATTTTAAACGAACTAACGTTAATATCCATCAAGTGAAAATGACAGGTCCGTTTGATCTTAATGCTGCTAAGCAAGTTAAGCAAATAGCTCTTAAGGAACAGGTGGACGTCATTCATGCTCAGTTCTTAAGGGAAAATTACCTCGCAATATTGGCAAAACTGATGGGGGCTCGCTGCAAGGTTATATGGAGCTATCACGTTGATGTTCCAATGGGCAAGGCCATCCGAACGTTAAATAAAGTCATGACAACCTTCAATCATAAGGTGATTACTGTTTCCCTATTTATGTTTAAGCAGCTGCAGCAAAAGGGAGTCTCAACTAACAAGCTAAAATTAATTTATAACGGAGTGAATGGCCCGGTATACAGTGATCCATTAACTAGCCTAAGAGCTGTACCAGTGATATCAGTTGTTGGTAGACTCCGTGAAGAAAAAGGACAGGCTTTTTTGATTAAAAGCTTAGCAATGCTTAGGAAGCATAACCCAGAAATCAAGTGGGAATGCCATATTTACGGGGAAGGTCCACAGCAGGAAGAATTAACTTCCTTGGTCCAACAATTAAGCCTTGAAAATTTTGTTCATTTTAAAGGTTTTTCCTCAGATAAGGATAAGCTATACCTAAGTAGTGACATTATCGTCATTCCATCAAGCAATGAGGCATTATCCTATGTGGCGATGGAAGCTCTATCCTATAACAGGATTGTGGTAGCAACAAACGTGGGCGGTTTGCCTGAAATTGTCAAGCATGGAGAGACTGGGATGCTTGTAAAGTATGGGGATACGGAAGAGTTAGCACAAACTCTTTTAAGCCTGTTTACTGACCAAGCGCTAGTCCAAGAACTTTCCATTAAGGGAAGAGAGTATTTTGATGAGAATTTCACATTAGAAAAAATGGTGAAAGAAACAATTGCACTTTATAAGTAA
- a CDS encoding O-antigen ligase family protein, translating to MNLLQRNLSILFIGILAVIVGLVVTNSKLALLISVFIALLSFWKKENGILFLLIFIPLRPFLIAVNPGFKVIGDAIIGLLLIRTIWDSRKELRKLFTFHPFELAFFAFAVIGVLSALITDVSLKAIIVQFRAYFLFYLVYYIVKRMDITSVMIRRMSYTTFFLAVIMSIQGIVEKISNKTALMPQEWQEWWLSPTNRIRVYGLLKGPNELSLYLLIAIIISLYLLKQVHGKARSFLYVGMTLMGTTMLLTYSRGTLLTLFAFLVIYLIVNRKWRPFVKLSIVAIVSIGLFFGVNQAADLYYNHYLTGEDQEGYGKDSDNGSKRYKNAFSEETIGQSSSSGRLYYVKKAVEIFKDHPIVGTGFGTFGGAATLAYSSPIYDDYGIESNFYSDNQYILVLAETGILGTLALILVSYFLLVATWKNRKKFYGPLLSYLFIALIVGGAVYNILENDTFMMFYFILLGIVLNKQINKEPDSFI from the coding sequence ATGAATTTACTTCAAAGAAACCTTTCAATCTTATTTATAGGAATACTGGCGGTAATAGTCGGTCTAGTAGTAACCAATTCGAAATTGGCTCTACTGATCTCGGTGTTTATAGCGCTATTGTCTTTTTGGAAAAAAGAAAATGGAATTTTATTTTTACTGATTTTTATTCCACTACGACCTTTTTTAATAGCGGTTAATCCAGGGTTTAAAGTAATTGGTGATGCCATTATCGGCCTGTTACTTATTCGGACCATTTGGGATTCTCGCAAAGAACTAAGAAAGTTGTTTACCTTCCATCCATTTGAATTAGCGTTTTTTGCTTTTGCTGTAATCGGTGTGCTTTCTGCCTTAATAACTGATGTTTCTCTTAAGGCAATTATTGTCCAGTTCCGTGCTTACTTTTTGTTTTATCTCGTTTATTATATTGTTAAGCGCATGGATATCACTTCAGTGATGATTCGAAGAATGTCATACACCACCTTTTTCTTAGCTGTTATCATGTCTATCCAGGGGATAGTTGAAAAAATCTCTAATAAAACAGCGTTAATGCCGCAGGAATGGCAGGAATGGTGGTTGTCACCAACGAACCGAATTCGTGTTTATGGCTTGCTTAAAGGACCTAATGAATTATCACTATATTTATTAATCGCAATTATCATCTCTCTTTATTTATTAAAGCAGGTTCACGGTAAGGCACGTTCTTTCCTTTATGTAGGGATGACTTTAATGGGTACGACGATGTTGCTTACGTATTCACGTGGAACTCTTCTGACGCTATTTGCTTTTCTTGTCATCTATTTAATTGTAAATAGAAAATGGAGACCTTTTGTAAAGCTTAGCATTGTTGCTATTGTGTCTATTGGTTTGTTCTTTGGCGTTAACCAAGCAGCAGACCTGTATTATAATCATTATTTAACCGGTGAAGACCAAGAGGGATACGGAAAAGATAGTGACAACGGTTCGAAGCGATATAAAAATGCATTTTCTGAAGAAACCATCGGACAGAGTAGTTCAAGCGGAAGACTTTATTACGTTAAAAAAGCAGTTGAGATTTTTAAAGACCATCCAATCGTTGGAACAGGGTTCGGCACATTTGGCGGGGCGGCAACACTTGCTTATTCCTCACCGATTTATGATGATTACGGAATTGAATCCAATTTCTATTCAGATAACCAATATATTCTTGTCCTTGCTGAAACAGGAATACTAGGAACGCTTGCTCTTATCTTGGTGAGCTATTTCTTATTAGTTGCTACATGGAAAAACAGAAAGAAGTTTTATGGACCGTTGCTTTCCTACTTATTTATTGCCTTAATTGTCGGAGGAGCAGTTTATAACATCCTTGAAAATGATACTTTTATGATGTTCTACTTTATCCTTCTGGGTATTGTCTTGAACAAACAAATAAACAAAGAGCCAGATTCCTTTATTTAG
- a CDS encoding MBOAT family O-acyltransferase: MLFNSYIFILVFLPIVFAGYYLLLNLKNKNIAKIFFVIANLYFYSYWNVKYLPIIVSSIAVNFSLATILNKIQSLVLKRIILTVGILFNIALLGYYKYYDFFITNINAVFRTDISLLNLALPLAISFFTFQQIAYLVDTFREGTKEYSLLDYVFFVTFFPHLIAGPIVHHREIIDQLRDGSNYKMKSKNIASGLYIFSIGLFKKVIIADTLAEWANLGYNNIASLTLFDSWITTLAYTFQLYFDFSGYCDMAIGLGLLFNIKLPVNFNSPYKSLDIQDFWRRWHMTLGRFFTHYLYIPLGGSRKGNIRTYINLFIIFFVSGIWHGAGWTFVIWGILHGIASVINRYWKGLDIKLPRFIAWFITFFFVHIAWVFFRSPDLTTAKVMLTKMFSIQAFHFPAGITAALNERLGTHFIPWAYYFDLKLSALFVVILAIILLTKNSIERLNTFKPSYRIAVFISFIAVIALLYLNRVSEFLYFKF; the protein is encoded by the coding sequence TTGTTATTTAACTCATACATATTTATTCTCGTTTTCTTACCAATAGTATTCGCAGGATATTACCTGCTTTTGAACTTAAAAAACAAAAACATTGCAAAAATTTTTTTTGTGATAGCCAATCTGTATTTCTACAGCTATTGGAATGTGAAGTATTTACCAATAATTGTCTCATCCATTGCGGTTAATTTCAGTCTGGCAACCATCTTAAATAAAATTCAGAGCCTCGTGTTAAAAAGAATCATATTAACCGTTGGCATCCTTTTTAATATTGCCTTGCTCGGTTATTACAAGTATTATGATTTCTTTATAACCAATATCAATGCAGTCTTCAGAACTGATATTTCCCTGTTGAATCTAGCTTTACCACTAGCAATCAGTTTCTTTACTTTCCAGCAAATCGCTTACCTGGTTGACACCTTTCGGGAAGGAACAAAAGAATATTCTTTACTTGATTATGTTTTCTTTGTCACTTTCTTTCCCCACTTAATTGCAGGGCCAATTGTTCATCATCGTGAAATTATTGATCAGCTTAGAGATGGTTCAAATTACAAAATGAAATCGAAAAACATTGCCTCTGGGCTATACATTTTTTCAATTGGACTTTTTAAAAAGGTAATTATCGCTGATACACTCGCTGAATGGGCAAATCTAGGCTATAACAATATCGCTTCCTTAACACTTTTTGATAGCTGGATTACAACGCTGGCATACACTTTCCAGTTGTATTTTGATTTCAGTGGCTACTGCGATATGGCGATTGGTTTAGGACTATTATTTAATATTAAACTCCCAGTTAACTTCAATTCACCCTATAAGTCATTGGATATACAAGATTTTTGGCGCAGATGGCATATGACTCTTGGCCGCTTCTTTACTCATTATCTATATATCCCATTAGGCGGAAGCAGAAAAGGTAATATCCGCACATATATTAATCTTTTCATCATTTTCTTTGTCAGCGGAATTTGGCATGGTGCCGGCTGGACATTTGTTATTTGGGGGATTCTACACGGAATCGCTTCTGTTATTAACCGTTATTGGAAAGGACTCGATATTAAGCTTCCTAGGTTTATTGCCTGGTTTATTACCTTTTTCTTTGTACACATAGCATGGGTATTTTTCCGCTCACCAGATTTAACAACAGCCAAAGTCATGCTAACAAAAATGTTTAGTATCCAAGCCTTCCATTTTCCAGCTGGAATTACAGCAGCCTTAAACGAACGTCTTGGAACACATTTTATTCCATGGGCTTATTATTTTGATTTGAAATTATCCGCCCTATTTGTGGTGATATTAGCAATTATCCTTTTAACCAAAAACTCAATTGAACGATTAAATACATTCAAACCAAGTTATCGTATCGCTGTTTTTATCAGCTTTATTGCCGTTATTGCCTTATTGTACTTAAATAGGGTTAGCGAATTTCTATATTTTAAATTTTAA